A single region of the Pseudomonas sp. B21-023 genome encodes:
- the ccoM gene encoding cytochrome c oxidase subunit CcoM, which yields MFFDNVVIAGVVTVGLMLAFFAGLGIFIWKDSKKRNQR from the coding sequence ATGTTCTTCGACAACGTGGTTATCGCCGGGGTGGTAACAGTCGGGTTGATGTTGGCCTTCTTCGCCGGTCTGGGCATTTTCATCTGGAAGGACTCGAAAAAGCGCAACCAGCGCTGA